AGTTCGAAGCGCGCCCCGATCTTCCCGATCGAGGCGCGCTTCCGTCCATCTCCACCCAACCCCCGCCGCTAAACGAGGACTGCCTCGCGCGCCGGGTAGTGGCTCTCCACGTAGTCGTCCAGGATTCGCTTGAACTCCTCGGCGATGTGGTCGCCCTTGAGCGTCACCGTGTGCTCGCCATCCACGTACACCGGCGCCTTGGGCTCCTCGAAGGTGCCGGGGAGCGAGATGCCCAGGTTGGCGTGCTTGCTCTCGCCCGGCCCGTTCACCACGCAGCCCATCACCGCCACCTTCATCTCCTCCACGCCGGGGTGCGTGTCGCGCCAGCTGGGCATCTGGTCCTTCAGGTAGCCCTGGATGTCTTCCGCCAGCTTCTGGAAGTAAGTCGAGGTCGTGCGCCCGCAGCCGGGGCAGCTGGTGACCTGCGGCGTGAACGAGCGGATCTCCAGCGACTGCAGGATCTGCTGCGCCACGTGCACCTCTTCCGTGCGGTCGCCGCCCGGCTTGGGCGTCAAGCTCACGCGGATGGTGTCGCCGATGCCCTCCTGCAGCAGGATCGACAGGCCCGCGGTGGACGCGACCACGCCCTTCGTTCCCATCCCCGCCTCGGTGAGCCCCAGGTGCAGCGGGTAGTCCGAGAGCGGCGACAGCATGCGGTACACCGCCACCAGGTCCTGCACCCCGCTCACCTTGGCGGAGAGGATGATCCGGTCGTGCCCCAGCCCGATCTCCTCCGCCATCGCGGCCGAGCGCATGGCGCTCTCGATCATGGCGTCCATCATCACCGCCTTGGCGTCGCGCCGCTCGTCGGCAGGGCGCAGCGCGTTGGCATCCATCAGCTCCGTGAGCAGCGCCTGGTCCAGCGAGCCCCAGTTGACGCCGATGCGCACCGGCTTGCCGTGCAGCACCGCCTGCTCCACGATGGCGCGGAAGTTCTCGTCGTGCCGCTTGGCGCCCACGTTGCCGGGGTTGATGCGGTACTTGGCCAGCGCCCGCGCGCAGTCCGGGTACTTGGTGAGCAGGATGTGGCCGTTGTAGTGGAAGTCGCCCACGATGGGCACGTCCACCCCGCGCTGGGCCAGGAACTCGGCGATGTACGGCACCGCGCGCGCCGCCTCGTCGTTGTTCACCGTCACGCGCACGATCTGGCTGCCGGCGCGCCAAAGCGCGGCCACCTGGCGTACGGTGCCCTCCACGTCGGCCGTGTCGGTGTTCGTCATCGACTGCACGACCACCGGGTGCGCGCTGCCCACCTTCACGCCGCCCACGTCTACGGTGACGGTCTTCCTGCGCCGGATCGATCCCATGCTCTTCATGCGGTGCGAGTTGCCTGCGTGACGCGTGAATCTAACCGCGCGGCGAGAATGGTGGAAAGCCCGCGTCGATCGGTAGATGCATGACGGGAGCGCGAGCGCCCCTCGGGATCGGATACGGTCGATGAGGATCGGATGCCGCGGACGGACGAAGAACTCGCGCAGCCGGCTCGGTGCTGGAGCGGAAGCGGCAGCCGGGCCGATGCGTGAGATTCCCGGTCGAATCCGCCATCGTGCATCGTCGGGAGATGCGCGGAAGCCCGCGAGCGGAGTGCTCGCGGGCTTCGGAGTGTAGATGTTGCGCCGTGCTCAGCTCTGCGGAGCCGGGGCCGCGGGAGGTGCTGCCGGGGCGGCCGTCGCGCCGCCGCTGCGGAGCTCCTGAAGCCGCGCGACCATGGTCTGCGCCTGCGGGTCGATGGCGCTCATACGGGCGAACAGCGCGTCGATGTACGTCTTGCGCGCCGCCTGCACCTCGGGGAGGGCGAGCGCGCGCTGGCGCAGCTGGTTGAAGTAGCTCTGGAGCTGCGGCGCCTCGGCCGCAAGGGCGTTCAGCTTCGCGTTGTCGTGAGCGGCGGTGGCGGCGTCGACGTCGCCCTTGATGGCGGCGGCGCGGGCGCGCTTGCCCGGCGCGGCGGGGTCCAGCCGGTCCATGGCCGCCAGCGTCACGCTGTCGAACACGGCGGACGGCGCCTGCACCGACGGGTCCTGCGCCGCCTGCTGCTGGAGCTGCGCCAGCCGCTGCTGGATGCTGGCGATCTCCGCCTGCGCCCCGGCCGGAGCGGGCGCAGCGGGGGGGGCAGGCGGCGTCTGCTGCGCGCGGGCGGTGGCGGGCAGGGCCAGCGCGGCCGCGGCCGCGAGTGCGATTCGGGTGGTCTTCTGCACGATCTCTTCTCCGGCGGGGGTAATGCTGCCGCGGCGCTCCCCCTTGCGGAAGCCGCGCGGCGCCAGGTGTTCACCGTCTAACCCGTTCGCCCGCCCATAGTTCCACTCGGTTCGAGCGTTCGACCGGGGCGCGGGCGACGGCTGGGAGGATGCAAGCCGGAGGCCGGTGGGGATGCACGGCCGGAAGCGACCCGCACATCTGCCGACGCGCCTTTCCGCGGGTGAGTAACGCCTCGGTTGGACGTCCGGGGTTGCCGGGAGTGCCGCGGGGCGCGAGCTTTGTGGCCCCGGCGGGGAACACCTGGCGCTTCCGCGCGCTGCACCTCTCCGGCCGGTTTACGCTGCCGCGAGCCCGGCGCTCCGCGGGACGCCACCGTCCAGTCCGCTCGCCGCCGCGTCCCCGCGGTGCGCCCGGCTCCCCCGCGGAGCGCGGTCCAACCCACCGGAAGAACCTTCCTCATGATCCGAATCTCCGGCTTCTGCCTGGCGCTGCTCCTGCTCGTGTGCGCGGCGCGCCCGGTCCGCGCGCAGGAGGTGCAGGTCCCGATGGACCGCGACGGCCGCATCACGCTCATCGGCCGGCCGCTGGCCGCGCGCCTGGGGCTGTTCACGGGCGAGTACGAGGGCTTCCGCGAGGCACGGCTCTTCCAGGCGCCGGACTCGTCGTACGTGCTGGAGATCACCACCGTCGCGGGCGGCACCGTGGCCCGGCGGCGCGTTCCCATGACGGCCGCGCAGGTCGCCGAGCTTCGCGAGCGCGTGAGCGCGCTGGTGGCGGTGCGCGACCCCGGCCTAGCGCTCAACCAGGAAGGCCGGTCGCTGCTGCTGGCGCAGGCCACGGTGGCCGGGCTCGCCTTCTACGGCCCCGCCATCCCGTACGCCGCCCACGTCCACGGCTACCAGGGCCAGACGGGCGCGTACCTGCTCACCGCCGGCGCCGGCTTCCTCATTCCGTACGCCCTCACCCAGCACCAGCCGGTGAGCTACGCCATGGCCAACATGACGGGCTACGGCATCACCCGTGGCGCGGCGCACGGTGCCCTGCTGCACGCCGTGCTGGCGGGCGCCGGCCCTGAGGCCGACGGGATCTCGGACCCCACGTTCCAGGACAGCGGCGACCGCGACCGGGCGCGCGCCGCCGTGGCCGTGGGCGCCAGCGTGGCCGAGGGGTTCGCGGGCTACTACTGGGCCCGCGACGCCCGCATGACGCCGGGGGTCGCGCGCGCCATCGGCACGGGCGGCGACTTCGGGTTCGCGGAGGGGCTGGGAGTGGCGTACCTCGTCCACGGCGACCGCGGCGAGAACGTGGAGGAACGGCTGGTCTCGGGTCTCGCCCTGGCGGGCAGCGCGGCGGGCATCGTCGTCGGGAACCACGTCGCCAGGCACCGCGACTACACGTGGGGCGACGCGAACGTCATCTACACCGGTGGCGCCGTGGGCCTGCTGGCGGGCGGCGCCCTGGCGTACGACACGGATATGCCGGACCGCCCGGCCGTGGCGCTCGGCATGGCAACGGCGCTGAGCGGGCTGTACCTGGGCGACCGCATGGTGAGGCGCACCGACTTCTCCGTGGGCCAGGCGAGCGTGAACGCGCTGGGCACCATCGCGGGCGGGTTGGTGGGCCTGGGCGTCGGCGTCATCGCGGGCGACGTGAAGACCGGCGCCGCGACCACCGCCGTGGGTGCCGCCGCCGGCTACTTCGGCACGTACCACGCCTTGAAGGGCGAGGCCATGACGCGCCAGACCGAGGCCCTCTCCGGCTGGCACGTACACGTGGAGCCCTCCGGCCTGGCCGTGCTCGCCCGCGGCAAGGACAGCCGGACGCCCATGCCGCTCCTCACCGTGCAGCACTCCTTCTGAAGCGCATTCGGTAGATGAACAGCGGGCCGGGGGAGCCGATCCGCTCCCCCGGCCCGCTGTGTTTCCCGATCGACGAGCTGCCCGTCAGGCACCGGCGTCTCGCCCCGCACCGGCGAGTGCTTCCGATCCACCGGACTGACCGAAGCAGCGGCAGACGACGAAGCCCTTCTCCCGCGCCGGAGAAGGGCTTCTGCTGTCGGTAGGTACAGGATCGGCAACGCCCTGAACGGGCGGCGGCGGATCGGCCGGGGATGTCCGGCGGCTAGGCGGGCGGGGTGAGGCGGAGGATGCCTACCTTGCTGACCACCTCGCCGGTGGCAGTCAGGGAGCGCTCCGCGCGCACGGTCACCGCCTCTGCGATCCAGCCGGCGGCGAGCATCATCTTCCGAAAGTCGGCCAGGTAGACGCGGCCGGGGTCCGCCAGCAGCACGCTCCCGCCGGGCGCCACGATGCGCGGGAGGAGCGCGGCCAGGCTGCGGGCGTTGCGCATCTCGTACAGCACATCGGCGGCGAGGACCAGGTCGTACGGGCCGATGGTTGGCGGCTCGCGCCAGTCCAGCTCCGCCGTGGGCAGCGGCGGCAGGCCATTGCGCTCGGCGTTGGCGCGGGCGAAGCGAAGCGCCTCGGCGTAGTAGTCGGTCGCGGTGACGGACGCGCCCACGGAGCGCAGCGCCAGCGACGGCAGCGCCACGCCGCACCCCAGCTCCACGACCTGCCCCGCGGGCGGCGGTTCGTCCAGCAGGTGCCGGGCGAGCGCGCGGGCGGACGGCCACAGGTCGGCCCAGTACGGCAGGCGCTCGTCCACGTTGAAGTCCGACTCGTCGATCAGGTCCTCGGCCGCGCGGGGGAGCAGGACGCTCACGCTGAACGCGCCGTGCGAGAACGGCTCCTCGCGCACCGCGAACTCCGCACGCAACTCGGCTTCCAGCGATGGTCCCGGTACGGCGTCGGTCATCTCGCGCGGGCAGAAGAAGTTGGGGATCGGTATGCGCGCCGGCTCACGGACGCGAGAATGCTGGAGAGCGGGGGCAAGCCGCGGTCCCGCGCGAAACCATCCGCAGAGACACGTGCGGTAGATGCAGGGCGGGCGACGCGAGACTGACGCGATTTCGCTGCTGAGCCGAAGGAGCACACGCAGGTGCTCCCCTACCGGGCGGCGGCAGTGGAGCGCGGTTGCATCGGTTCCCGCACGTCGTGGATCCGGACGCGCGACGCGTTCTCCGGCGCAGGCCGCGCAGCGGTCTTCGCGCCGTCGTAGCCCGCGTTTACGCGCCCGGCGCGACATCGGCACGGACACATCTTCCGGACTCGAATCGCCCATCGCATCGGCCGAATGCGTCCGGACGAAGCGCGAGTTGCCGCGTATCCACCGAATCCAGCATCTACCGAGCACGCATCCATCGAACCCGCATCTGCCGAACGCGCATCTACGGAAGCCACACATCTACAGTACGAACTGCGGGCCCGGATGCGGATGGCATCCGGGCCCGCGTAACGCTGGCGGCGACGCTCAGCCGACGCGGTCCGGGTCGCGCTCCCCCAGGTCCTCGCGGATGATGGGCGGCGGCCCCTGGGGCGCGGAGTACGGGCCGCTGCCGGTCTCCACGATCACCGGGCGATCCGGCCCGCGGTCGTCGAGCTCGCCCGCGGGCGCCGAGCTGGTGGCCGAAGACGGCACCGAGAACTCCGGGCGCCCCGGAGGAGCGGACATCGGCGGCTCGGAGACGGCGACGGGTGCGGCCGGAGCGGGCGCTGTCTCGGCCGCCGCGGAAGGGGCGTTGGGGTCGACGTTCGCGAACGCGCGGTCCACGCGCTCCTTCACCAGCGGGTCAAGCGAGCCGCCCATGTACGCGGGCAGCTCGGCCACGGCGCGCGCCGGCAGGCCCTTGACCCACACGTCCTGGCCGCGCTCGCGCAGGTCCACCATCTCCGTGGGCACCACCACGTGCCGGTCTTCGGTGAGCTGGAACAGGTCGTCGGCCAGGTCCACGTCCAGATAGCGCACCTTCATCAGCACGGGGTCCACCAGCATCTCGCTGATCACACCAACGCGCTCGCCGTCTGCGCCGAACACGTTCCAGCCGCGCAGCGTGGGCGCCCCGGCCGAGAGCTTGAAGTCCTTCGCCTGGCTGAGCGGAACGATGTGCGCCTCGCCCGTGTTGTCCAGCAGCTGGGTGGGGCGCTCGGAGTAGAAGCGGGGGTAGGCGCGCTCCAGCTCGGCCAGCACCGCGGCCGTGAGCGGCTGGTCGCTCTGGTACGGCGGCAGCGCCTTGATCTCGTCGGCGCTCCAGTCGGTGGCGACGAGCGAGTCCTCGCCCCAGTTGAGGCCGCGGATGGGCAGCAGCACGCTCTTGCGGAAGAGGCCGGTGTCCACGGCCAGGAAGCGCACCTTCCCGCTGCGGTCGATCAGCAGGTCGCCCACGGTGCCCACCTTGGCGCCCCGCGCGTCCGACACGTTCCAGCCCATGAAGTCCTTCGCGCGGAGCACCTCGCCGCGCGGCGCAGACTGGGGGTCCATGGTCTCTCCCTTGGTTGGGTGGATGCTGCCGCGCCGGTGCCGCGCCGCGCTACGTGGCGGGCGGAATCACCAGCGTCTGTCCCGCGTTCACCTGGTCGCCGCTCATCCCGTTCGCCTCGCGGATGCGCGCCGCCGGCACGCCGTACCGCCGCGCGATCCCGAACAGCGTCTCGCCGCGCGCCACCACGTGCGTGCGCCGGGCCGCCCGGGCCCCGGCCGCGGCGGCCCTCGCGGCCGCACCGGACCCACTGGCAGGATGCGCGCCGGGAGCGCCGGGCTTCGCCGTGGCGGGCGCCTGAGCCCCCGTCCGCGCCGCCCCCGCTGGCCGTGCTGCGGGCTTCGCCGCATCGGGACGCGCGGCAGCCGAATCGGTCGCGGCAGCGGCAGCGCGGCGTCTCCCCGCAGCCGCGGCGGCGCTGTCGGCAGGTGTACGCCGGCGGAGCTTCGGCGGAGCGGAGTCCGCAGCGGCGGCAGCGGCACGCCTGCGTCCCGCGGCGGCTGCGCTGTCGGCAGACGTGCTGCGGCGCGGCCTCAGCGCCGCGGAGTCCGCCCGAGCCGAGCCCGCCCGCGTACTGTCGGCAGATGCGGGGCGGCGGGGCCGGGTGCGCGCCGTGTCCACACGCGGGGTCCGTGCAGGCGTTGCAGGTGCGGGCTTCGCGCCCGGAGCCGCGGCGGGCGGCGTGGCCGGGCGGGGCAAGGCGGGGATGCGCAGCACGGTGCCCGTCCGAACGCTCGCGGGAGCCGTGGGGTTCGCGGCCCGCAGCGCCGCCAGCGTCAGCCCGTACTTCCGCGCGATGCCGGTGAGCGTCTCGCCCGCCGCCACCGTGTGCGTACGCGGACGGGCGGCAGCCGCGGCGGCGCGCGCCCGGATGCTGTCCGCTCGCGTGACCGGGCGCGTGGGGCGGCGGGCGGTGTCCGCGGGCGCGTCGGCGTCGCGGCCGGCCGCGCCACGCATGGTGTCGGGCTTGAACCAGACCACGGCTGGGCGCGGGGGACGCGGCACGGCCTCGCCGCTGCCCTCCACGGCGAAAGGCGCGCGCTGGGTGGCGGTGATCGCGGTTGCGACGGGTGCCGGAATCGTGTCGCCCTGCCCGGCCGCGCGCACGGGCGCCGCCGTCTGCCCCGCCGCCGGAGCGGACGCGAGCAGCGAAGCCGCCAGGGCGAGCGGAAGTCTGTATCGGCTCAGGTACATGAGATGGTTGAGCTTGGAAGCAGCGTGCCACCGCCACAAAGGAAGGATCTCCACATCGCCCGTCCGCCATTCCCTCGGCCGGATTGGGGATCTCGCGACTCGCACCGGCGTGCAGCGCATCACATCACGCGAGACGACCGGTCATCACGCGCCGGACTCGACGACGATGCTCTCGAAACACGCGCCCCGCACCCTCAGACGGGTTCACGCCTGCGCCGCGACCTCATCCATCCCGCCGGTTCGACGCGGTACTTCGGGCCCGGTTCCCATCTACCGTGAGCGCAGGATGGTGGAGCGCTCCGCCTACGCCGCCGCCTTCGTCCGGCGCGCCTTCACGAACTCCACGACCGCCGGCAGCACGGAGATGACGACGATGGCGATGACGACGATGCCGAAGTTGTCGCGCACCACGGGCAGGTTCCCGAAGAAGTACCCGCCGAACAGCAGCGGAGTCACCCACAGCAGCCCGCCCGCCACGTTGTACGACGTGAATTTCCCGAACGGCATCTTTCCCAGCCCCGCCACGAACGGCGCGAAGGTGCGGATGATGGGCACGAAGCGGGTGATGATGAGCGTCTTGCCGCCGTACTTCTCGTAAAAGTGGTGCGTGCGCTCCAGGTACTCGGGCTTGATGAAGCGCGACTTCCGCCGCACCGCCCGCCCCCCGATGCTGCCGCCCAGCAGGTAGTTGGCCGTGTTGCCCAGGATGGCCGCGCCCACGAGCAGCAGCCAGAGCAGCACGATGCTCATGGAGCCGTTCGCCGCCAGCGCGCCCACCGCGAAGATCAGCGAGTCGCCGGGCAGGAACGGCGTCACCACCAGCCCCGTCTCGCAGAAGATGATCAGGAACAGGATGGCGTACGTC
This Longimicrobiaceae bacterium DNA region includes the following protein-coding sequences:
- a CDS encoding DedA family protein gives rise to the protein MDLLHGFVDLVLHLDKHLTDLVQNYGAWTYAILFLIIFCETGLVVTPFLPGDSLIFAVGALAANGSMSIVLLWLLLVGAAILGNTANYLLGGSIGGRAVRRKSRFIKPEYLERTHHFYEKYGGKTLIITRFVPIIRTFAPFVAGLGKMPFGKFTSYNVAGGLLWVTPLLFGGYFFGNLPVVRDNFGIVVIAIVVISVLPAVVEFVKARRTKAAA
- a CDS encoding LysM peptidoglycan-binding domain-containing protein — translated: MYLSRYRLPLALAASLLASAPAAGQTAAPVRAAGQGDTIPAPVATAITATQRAPFAVEGSGEAVPRPPRPAVVWFKPDTMRGAAGRDADAPADTARRPTRPVTRADSIRARAAAAAARPRTHTVAAGETLTGIARKYGLTLAALRAANPTAPASVRTGTVLRIPALPRPATPPAAAPGAKPAPATPARTPRVDTARTRPRRPASADSTRAGSARADSAALRPRRSTSADSAAAAGRRRAAAAAADSAPPKLRRRTPADSAAAAAGRRRAAAAATDSAAARPDAAKPAARPAGAARTGAQAPATAKPGAPGAHPASGSGAAARAAAAGARAARRTHVVARGETLFGIARRYGVPAARIREANGMSGDQVNAGQTLVIPPAT
- a CDS encoding PRC-barrel domain-containing protein → MDPQSAPRGEVLRAKDFMGWNVSDARGAKVGTVGDLLIDRSGKVRFLAVDTGLFRKSVLLPIRGLNWGEDSLVATDWSADEIKALPPYQSDQPLTAAVLAELERAYPRFYSERPTQLLDNTGEAHIVPLSQAKDFKLSAGAPTLRGWNVFGADGERVGVISEMLVDPVLMKVRYLDVDLADDLFQLTEDRHVVVPTEMVDLRERGQDVWVKGLPARAVAELPAYMGGSLDPLVKERVDRAFANVDPNAPSAAAETAPAPAAPVAVSEPPMSAPPGRPEFSVPSSATSSAPAGELDDRGPDRPVIVETGSGPYSAPQGPPPIIREDLGERDPDRVG
- a CDS encoding methyltransferase domain-containing protein, which translates into the protein MTDAVPGPSLEAELRAEFAVREEPFSHGAFSVSVLLPRAAEDLIDESDFNVDERLPYWADLWPSARALARHLLDEPPPAGQVVELGCGVALPSLALRSVGASVTATDYYAEALRFARANAERNGLPPLPTAELDWREPPTIGPYDLVLAADVLYEMRNARSLAALLPRIVAPGGSVLLADPGRVYLADFRKMMLAAGWIAEAVTVRAERSLTATGEVVSKVGILRLTPPA
- the ispG gene encoding flavodoxin-dependent (E)-4-hydroxy-3-methylbut-2-enyl-diphosphate synthase — its product is MKSMGSIRRRKTVTVDVGGVKVGSAHPVVVQSMTNTDTADVEGTVRQVAALWRAGSQIVRVTVNNDEAARAVPYIAEFLAQRGVDVPIVGDFHYNGHILLTKYPDCARALAKYRINPGNVGAKRHDENFRAIVEQAVLHGKPVRIGVNWGSLDQALLTELMDANALRPADERRDAKAVMMDAMIESAMRSAAMAEEIGLGHDRIILSAKVSGVQDLVAVYRMLSPLSDYPLHLGLTEAGMGTKGVVASTAGLSILLQEGIGDTIRVSLTPKPGGDRTEEVHVAQQILQSLEIRSFTPQVTSCPGCGRTTSTYFQKLAEDIQGYLKDQMPSWRDTHPGVEEMKVAVMGCVVNGPGESKHANLGISLPGTFEEPKAPVYVDGEHTVTLKGDHIAEEFKRILDDYVESHYPAREAVLV